DNA sequence from the Nicotiana tomentosiformis chromosome 3, ASM39032v3, whole genome shotgun sequence genome:
GGAAAAACAGAACACAGGGCCATTTCAGACACCAGATAACCATAATTGCTCTGACTTTTCTTTAAACTCCTTATCATCACATGCATCTCTTAAAGGGAGGGAGTCTCTATAAAATTTCATTTGGCAACAGCTAGATTGGGATGTTTTGATACTAGATCTTTTAAGACACTGAGAAAACTccgggtgtgtttggtacgaaagaaaatattttccggaaaatgtttttcgatttttttacttgttggcttaaatgttttagaaaacattttcttcacgaacttatttttctccaattggaggaaaatattttccctatcaagagaagggaaaacattttccaaaactctttttcaacctttcCTAttatgagtattttcttttcataatatagaaaaagtattttccttATTTCAACAAAAcgaatactttcttttcatgatgtagaaaaagaattttctttcattttaacaaaatgagtattttcttttcataatgtagaaaaagtattttctttcatttcaacaaaatgtgtacttttttttttttttgttaaggaGGGAAACCCGCAACCGCTACACTTGGTGCGCACTGGGTAAACCTCCCCcctgtgtaatagcctgcaaaccacACAGGGGAGGTAAGCCGCACTAGGCAAGCCATGTCCGACATGCTCAACCCATAAGGCATTGAGGGGGATTCGATCCCAGGTCATCCGTATGGATGACTGCCCTCCAAACCAACTGGGCAACCCCGAAGGGTTTAtgtgtactttcttttcatgttatagaaagaatactttctttttcaacaaaaaaaaagagtattttctttttagttatggagctcaaatttcaacgttgttcttgtgtgaaaaagtaaagcagcacattagttctttttgggtttgtgtgaatttttaaaaaaataattaaattctcaaagaaaatagagtcatgaaaattttggtatttggggGGGGGTAAGCACAGGAAACATAGGAATTTGGGGGAAGGGGGTgaagagagtagcataaaaattattttcctaaaaaatattttatactctctagccaaatactagaaaatatttttaagaaaaaagtTTTTCTCttaccaaccaaacaagggaaaataagtgataaaaccactcatttttcaGGAAAACATTTTCCATGAATTTTCCTTCCTACCAAACACACCCTCAATCTTGATGACTGGTATCACATGCTTAAGTACCTATGTTCCCTGACTAGGATCTGGTCCGTTTCTACATAGGAAAACAAATATGGAACTTTATGATCCCACTTTTCTAGTTATATTTCTGTCGATGTGGGTCGCAGTTGCATCGAACATCGCTTAACTAATGCAAATCGCAATAAAATCAAGAATCAAATAAACTGCCAGTCTAATATCTGCCCCACGATCAAATTTTTTGTTAAATCACTTTGTGAAGATTGAAGGAGAAGAAATAAATCAAAGGGCACATCTTTATATTAATCATAAAGCAACAGAAAGTGCATCAGAAACTAGACGTTTTAAACATAAAGTGCATGCAGAGCAAGGAATTAAGTAGGCAATAGAAAAAAAATAGGAACTTTTGGATCCTCTTTGGGATGTAATATCGATGGAAAATGTTAGTAGTCATATaaactttgcttctttttttttttttgagaaagaaGTTCAGCAGAGTATTGAAGGCCTGATCCAACTTCAAAGACGCTATACATGCCTCCAAATAGGGCAAAATGTCAAAGTGAAAAGACGAACAAAATCACTTTATAGAAGATCTATCACTACATTTATTAGTTATAAATTTGATGAATAATGAACAAGAGTGACAACTCTAAATTCTCATTTTTAGAGCTATAGGTGATTCTTAAAACCTTAGACGCAAATATATCATGTCTACCAGATACACCAGGATTGACTAGCGAGAAAAAGAGCATTTTATGAAGTAACAAAATGCCCCATTAAACTCTTCCCATATATTCTTTCTTTCCCCATGTTCGAGTAAATAGTAAATACCAACTACTTGTTTGACTTCAGTCTCGTCAGTAATCTCCTTGACCAAAGAATTCCTTCCAATATTAGTAAACCACTTATTTGACTTCAGTCTCGTCATGGTAATCTCCTTGACAAAAGAGTTCTGATACTGGTAGAGTAGCATTTCCCATAAGgatatcaaaatcaaaatcatTTCACTTCCAAATGATTCGCCACAAAAATCAATTACTAAAAGGGAAACGTAAGACGTGAAAGTGATGCTTTACCCTCCAGTGTGTCTACTTCTACAGTGATACTAATTGCTAATAAATGGAATTATTAGAATTTCTATGGGAAGAACACTGTGTAATTCTCATACTGAAATGGTACTTACAGCTCAGAAACACAAAATAGGAACTGCATAGAACCGCAAAGGAGAAGGTACCTGTATAAGGCCCTTCACACGCCAGACATTGTGCTTTAGAACTACTATTTGAGGGTCATCTGGGTGCCAAGATTGCAACTCCTGTCTTACAGATTCAATACTTGCGTTGTGTTCTGCAGAGAGCTGAACGGCAAGTACCTCCCCTGTTGCCTTGACAAACCTACCCAGGACTGCTCGAGAGTCACCAAGGTTGGCAATATATAATGTCCCATTGCAGATAACTCCAACAAGACAACATGATCCAACAGCAGCAATCTGTGGTTTCATCGGCCATTGTCTTGATACAACAGAGAGGAAACCCTCTTCTGTTGCTTGAAATGCCTTTCTAATCACGTCCACAGACATTGATTGCTGCTCAGAACTGAACCCTGCAAGATTAGAGGCAAGAAGCTAAGTGAATAAGCAACAAAACAGATTCAGCCCCCCTCTGGTCATGAATGACCCAAAAAAGCTCAATAATGGAAAGAAGAAGTTACTCTTGAGATGTTGAAAGAGGTGATTATTGATGAATCTTGAAGTCTCAGGACCGCCATGGCCATCATAAACTCCAACAAAGGTACCATAAGGACCAGAATCATTTAAGCTCAAGCAGCCAGATTCAAGTTGGCTCTGGTCTTCCAGTAGATTATTAGCTTGAACTACAGCCATTGAGAACTCTCCATTAAAATGTTGTCCAATATCCTTATACCATAGAAGGCCATCTTGACGACCGCCGGCATCTGAACCTGTATGAACATGTCCATCTGCCCTTGGCTGAAAGCAGGCCCTCAACAAGTTCATTAATCCAGATGACATACCTCATCTCAGTCTCCACATTTAGCAGGACTCAACTCAAAGCTGCCTTTTATAAACCTCAATTTTGGAGTAGCAAATTCTGTGCACTGCAAGTCAAACAACAGCATTAACAAACAAgatcaaaatgaaaataaaaggGCATCAATCACTATCTGGAAACTTGCAACAGCCAAGCAAATGTACATCAAGAAGCCACCTTTAGTTTAACACTTTAAATCTCTGGATGCAAATACCAATTGCCGCTTCTAATTCAACAGAAGAAGTCAACAGCAATAAGATAAGAAACTTTGAAAATATAAgtggtcaaattcacaaaattttAACATAGAAATGTATGGCCAACCAATTTGATCCAGAAAGTCCAAGTTATGCAAGAAAAATTTAAACATAGCCCATTTTTTTCAAGAATCACAAACACTATCGGAAACCAATTCTACAATTAATAAAGCACCAGAATAGTTCACCAAAATTAAGTATCAGATAAAGGGATAAGttcaaaagaaaaaacaaaagaacTGACCTTTACAGTTGAAAAAGCAAGAAGATCTGAAAGTGAAAGAGGTTAGATCTGTGGATCAATCAAATCAAAGggaaaaaaataaagttttttttttttagtcaCTTTTTCTTTAGGATGAATATGATGATGGAAGATTATACATagatagagagagaaagtgaaaagGGAGTGATATTGAGAGAGATATTTATTTTGTTGGATTGGGCCAAACTGAAAGTATGGTCTTTGTCAGCAGACAAACCCCATTAAAAACCAACAATGGAGAGCTTGAAGCCAGCAAAGCAAAGGACCAGCTTTGGGCTCCACACCCCCCAATTCTTGAAAatgtagaagaaaaaaaaattactccTACCCAATTCAGAGACACAGAGTCAATGATGTATTTTCTGGATTATAATAGTCTACAAACAGTCCTGCATGGAATTTTCCATGAAATGCCTCTCATATGGGATGAATAACTATTAGGACACATTGGCTGGATATGAGGACAATTAAATATTGTTTTTCCATACTCTATTGTAGTAAATACTACTAGTACTGTTCTTTTAAGTCTCAAGTATTTTCATCTTTTTCATCTGAAGAgaggagaagcagaaaaataATTTACCTCCTAATTCAAAACACTTTTGTATTACGCAAATacaatttaattattttcaaatatatgtGTAAAAAGAACAACTTATATCTTTTACGTAAATATGTAGATGTATAAGGCAAAAGAGTGTTTTGTTAGTGTTGTCAAAGAGGCTGCATTTACTCCACTAAACATGTCAATGGTAAAGTGCCAAATCCAACAATTAATATGCTCAATTATTAATAATGACATATGCATACTTATACAACTTATAAGGCTCAACCAAATATTTTTTGAACATTGGAGTGGGTGGAGAAAGTGTAGGCCTGAGGTTGTTGTACAGAAAAGAGAAGTCCCTGATCCATGGCCTAAAAACAGCAACTGTAGGGGAAGCCTTTTTTGTGTTATGACAAATAAGAGTTGCGCCGACCTTTAATTGGAAGTTCCAACTAATTGGCTTGTGAATTGTGTTTCCACATCTAATCCAGTTGTGCGCTCGAATCTGTTTGCTCATTTTGATTGCATTCTTTCTATTTCCTATgctcttttatttttattccaACTATTCTATATTCTACTGTAATTTGCTCCAATAAATGAATTActtatataattttctaaaaagTCTCTCAACAATTATTACTCATTTTAATCAGCGATAAAAGGTAATTTAGCAAAGGAAATTTAAGTGGGAATAGTGTTGACTGTCACTCATAGTGCAATGGTCGTTTCTATAATCAGTTATATATACGAAATAGCAAAGCCCTATAGGAGTATAGttgtaaataaaattttatacTACAATTTTAAATCAAACATAAGTTTAAGTTATAGACTGTATATTTAATTTTGTAATACAATAATAAACTAACGACcgataaaaaaatttaattttagtAGTACAGTGCAGTATAACTTATTTCTTAACCAAATTATCCCTCAGTTAATAAGTACTTATTATTTTATACTAGTTAATATTATTTTGTACTATAACTATTGAGTACTCCTTTTGAGTACCTATGTCATACGTAGAATAAACTGTCACTATTAGGATTAGAAAAAAAATTGCCACAAAGATTAACACCATATCTACGCTTTTTGTTGTCAATGAAAAAATGTCATATGTCAACTGCAAACGAAAGATGGCTACTTTATTTTACGAGTCTTGATTTAGCTGGCCGACTTTAAAAGAAATTTCAAATGGATGGATATGCAGCTCCATTTAATTAATCAACTGAATATATTTTCAGAGTAccaaaatttaattatttactGATGGTTTCTCTCGCTTGAAATATTCTTTTTTCATAAAGTTGTCCAAAAATAATAGTAGTAAAAAAGAGCTGACAATTAGTACCAACAACTGTGTACGTAAAACTGGAAACAGTTCCGGTGTAAATGCAGAACAACTCATTTTGAGAGTCCATAACCCATTTGTCATTCTTTTTGACAATAAGAACGGAAATacgtgtaaaaaaaaaaaaaaaaagagttacctAACTATGTATATCTTAACGGACGTTTTGGACGTTAAGGTATAgtgctctttaaaagagcgttatacatATAATGCCTTTAAAAATCGCGTTATGCCTGGGCTGATAAGACAGCTATGCATAACGCGGTATATAAAAGCACTATATGTATATCGctgttatataccgcgctatacataGATAAAAACGGCCCCCTTCCCTTCTTCCCCACGATTAAAACCAGTCCCCTTCCCCCATTTTGTCGAAAATTTTCAGCGCCCCACTCCCCATTTTGTCGATAAAAAATTCGAGTGAACCCCACACATCCCATAAAAGACAAGATTGTTGGTCCCACGTCCTAGCCATCCATTACTATTGTTGTGGTTTGCTTGTTTCGGACTCAAATATTCAATTCTTCAACTTTTCCGAAAaaataaatcgaggtattccgatttagtttatGTCGAAACTCGTATAAATAATGCATATTAGGTGTTTTGAATGTGTTccatgttgttttgtatttttttgcgtttaaactgtatgttatttttatccggattaaGATATTAGTGTtctaaaaaaatatgtaaaatCATTATTATTTGTTAATAAAAATGTTAATAAATTACTTTACTgttttatatgtattttcgtgaatgttttgtgattaaaatatatttgttgattttatctagtttagattatttatttgtttaaagactagtaatatagtgcccttttagcTTAGTAAAATGTAAAgccttttagcgtagtatccATATTGTTTAAGTATATCTTATActgatagatcaaacacaaactctgtccaatatacaaaaaataattatttaatttacaaacaaacatataaaattatgaaactaacatgtaaaataataaaattgacacacataagaattcaggatagcttggtgctactgagcCTTAAacatcgagcctggaacccatatgtgaatactttATCCaatgaaatattatataattataaaaaaataattatttaatctacagaacaaacatacaaaattataaaactaacatgtaaaataataaaattgacacatacaagaattcaggatagcttggtgctattgggcctcaaatattgagcctggaacccatatgttaatactctgtccaattaaatattgtataattataaaaattaattatttaatttacacaacaaacatacaaaattatgaaactaacatgtaaaataataaaattgacccatataagaattcaggatagcttagtgctactgggcctcaaatatcgagcctggaacccatatgtgatTACTTTGTCTAATTAAAtgttgtataattataaaaaaataattatttaatttacaaaacaaacatacaaaattatgaaactaacatgtaaaataataaaattgacacatacaagaatttaggatagcttggtgctactgggcctgaaatatcgagcctggaacccatatgttAATACTCTGtctaattaaatattgtataattataaaaattaattatttaatttacataacaaacatacaaaattatgaaactaacatgtaaaataataaaattagaacatacaagaattcaggatagcttggtgctactgggcctcaaatatcgagcctggaacctatagatatatactctgtccaattaaatattgtataactataaaaattaattatttaatttacagaacAAACATACAATTAAtattgtttaatttacagtagacgacatggacGTGCCGCCTATGTATCCCGGACCTTTCTGCGATGAGCTATTAGtgttacagggcgatcataggtcTGCCCACGtatgggagggagagttactggcccagactctcCATACGAGGAGAGTGGACGACATGTGGGATTTTATGAAGGACAGAGATCTCCATCCCCGTGTAGTCCAGCGCCTGCGGGTTACGGGCTTCTATAGGATTTTGGAGATTGGGCGGCTGCAGCTCGACTGGTCTTTGGTCACGGCCCTGATAGAgtggtggcgaccggagacgcacacattccacctgcccattggcgaggccaccatcaACGCTGCA
Encoded proteins:
- the LOC104087353 gene encoding probable protein phosphatase 2C 46 isoform X1, which encodes MSSGLMNLLRACFQPRADGHVHTGSDAGGRQDGLLWYKDIGQHFNGEFSMAVVQANNLLEDQSQLESGCLSLNDSGPYGTFVGVYDGHGGPETSRFINNHLFQHLKRFSSEQQSMSVDVIRKAFQATEEGFLSVVSRQWPMKPQIAAVGSCCLVGVICNGTLYIANLGDSRAVLGRFVKATGEVLAVQLSAEHNASIESVRQELQSWHPDDPQIVVLKHNVWRVKGLIQISRSIGDVYLKKAEFNREPLYAKFRLREPFSRPILSADPEISVHHLQSQDLFVIFASDGLWEHLSNQEAVDIVQNHPRNGIAKRLVKAALQEAAKKREMRYSDLKKIDRGVRRHFHDDITVVVVFLDSNVVSRASSVKSPNVSVKGGGITLPPNTLAPCTTPT
- the LOC104087353 gene encoding probable protein phosphatase 2C 60 isoform X2 — its product is MSSGLMNLLRACFQPRADGHVHTGSDAGGRQDGLLWYKDIGQHFNGEFSMAVVQANNLLEDQSQLESGCLSLNDSGPYGTFVGVYDGHGGPETSRFINNHLFQHLKRFSSEQQSMSVDVIRKAFQATEEGFLSVVSRQWPMKPQIAAVGSCCLVGVICNGTLYIANLGDSRAVLGRFVKATGEVLAVQLSAEHNASIESVRQELQSWHPDDPQIVVLKHNVWRVKGLIQISRSIGDVYLKKAEFNREPLYAKFRLREPFSRPILSADPEISVHHLQSQDLFVIFASDGLWEHLSNQEAVDIVQNHPRNDLTKKCCVKIDPAICFTFGPNYSC